The Acidimicrobiales bacterium genome has a window encoding:
- a CDS encoding YceI family protein, whose protein sequence is MSTDTQALPLASGLWTLDPLHSQVTFAIRHLGVSKVRGRFNKFVASLDVGEGPDDTYVTAVIDVASIDTGNSDRDAHVLTDEFLHVDEHPEIRFQSTRISGSGGEWVMEGEVTINKVTKPFAFEVEFGGTGDFAGTQHAGFEARGDLKRSDFGVVFGPMAEVGLGKNVQFELDLQFVEPSAAEGSEPEG, encoded by the coding sequence ATGAGCACAGACACCCAAGCACTGCCGTTGGCGAGCGGCCTGTGGACCCTCGACCCCCTCCACTCGCAGGTGACGTTCGCCATCCGTCACCTCGGCGTGTCCAAGGTGCGGGGCCGGTTCAACAAGTTCGTCGCCAGCCTCGACGTCGGCGAAGGCCCCGACGACACCTACGTCACCGCGGTGATCGACGTCGCCTCGATCGACACCGGCAACAGTGACCGTGACGCCCACGTGCTGACCGACGAGTTCCTCCACGTGGACGAGCACCCCGAGATCCGCTTCCAGTCGACCCGGATCAGCGGATCGGGCGGCGAATGGGTGATGGAGGGCGAGGTGACGATCAACAAGGTCACCAAGCCGTTCGCCTTCGAGGTCGAGTTCGGCGGCACCGGCGACTTCGCCGGCACGCAGCACGCGGGCTTCGAGGCCCGCGGTGACCTCAAGCGCAGCGACTTCGGCGTCGTGTTCGGGCCCATGGCCGAGGTCGGCCTCGGCAAGAACGTCCAGTTCGAGCTCGACCTCCAGTTCGTCGAGCCGTCGGCTGCGGAGGGCTCGGAGCCGGAGGGCTGA
- a CDS encoding helix-turn-helix transcriptional regulator produces MPEPSEPSELASFLRSRRERVSPESVGLPRGGRRRTPGLRREELAMLAGISVDYLVRLEQGRERNPSQSVLASLARALRLEESERLHLGRLGSMSLRHPGLCPSVSNDAVDDGTLAVLDGMTRSPAYVLDVSTEVLAWNDAYQMLMAPTGLLDRNPPNLLRYTFLDERSRTVFADWGDAAREQVGNLRRAVTTCSDDPAIKELVGELSMKSEDFARLWSAHDVTENTRGALSLAHPLVGPLNLRFEVLLLPDSPFRRLVVYVPADAAATAALGRLGDVDRAPLRLVGGSSGT; encoded by the coding sequence GTGCCCGAGCCGTCCGAGCCCTCCGAGCTGGCCAGCTTCCTGCGCAGCCGCCGTGAGCGGGTGTCGCCGGAGTCGGTCGGGCTCCCCCGGGGAGGGCGGCGCCGCACCCCCGGCCTACGGCGGGAGGAGCTGGCGATGCTGGCGGGCATCAGCGTCGACTACCTGGTGCGCCTGGAGCAGGGCCGGGAGCGGAACCCGTCGCAGTCGGTGCTGGCGTCGTTGGCGCGGGCCCTGCGCCTGGAGGAGTCGGAGCGGCTGCACCTCGGGCGCCTGGGCAGCATGTCGCTGCGCCATCCCGGGCTGTGCCCCTCGGTGTCGAACGACGCGGTCGACGACGGGACGCTGGCCGTGCTCGACGGCATGACCCGCTCGCCGGCCTACGTCCTCGACGTCAGCACGGAGGTGCTGGCCTGGAACGACGCCTACCAGATGCTGATGGCACCCACGGGGTTGCTCGACAGGAACCCGCCCAACCTCCTGCGCTACACGTTCCTCGACGAGCGCTCGCGCACCGTGTTCGCCGACTGGGGCGACGCCGCCCGCGAGCAGGTCGGCAACCTGCGGCGGGCGGTCACCACCTGCTCCGACGACCCGGCGATCAAGGAGCTGGTCGGGGAGCTGAGCATGAAGAGCGAGGACTTCGCCCGGCTCTGGTCGGCCCACGACGTCACCGAGAACACGCGGGGCGCCCTGAGCCTGGCCCACCCCCTGGTGGGACCGCTGAACCTGCGCTTCGAGGTACTGCTCCTGCCCGACAGCCCGTTCCGCCGTCTGGTCGTCTACGTGCCGGCCGACGCCGCGGCGACCGCCGCGCTGGGCCGCCTCGGCGACGTCGACCGGGCCCCGCTCCGCCTGGTGGGCGGCAGCTCGGGCACCTGA